One genomic window of Eisenibacter elegans DSM 3317 includes the following:
- a CDS encoding transketolase, with the protein METEELERIASQVRRDIVRMVHQVQSGHPGGSLGCTELLVALYFKVMRYELPFTMEGEGEDLFFLSNGHISPVWYSVLARAGFFDIKELATFRHINSRLQGHPTTHEGLEGIRIASGSLGQGLSAAIGAAQAKTLRNDDGLVYVLMGDGEQQEGQIWEAAMYAAHHKVDNLIAIIDYNGQQIDGPTSEVMDLQDLSAKWKAFGWNVIDITQGNDMKEVLKTLIHARSLSKKEKPILVMLHTEMGYGIDFMVGTHKWHGIAPNDEQLAQALDQLEETLGDY; encoded by the coding sequence ATGGAAACAGAAGAATTGGAGCGCATTGCTTCCCAAGTACGCCGCGATATTGTGCGTATGGTTCATCAAGTACAATCCGGCCACCCCGGCGGCTCTCTAGGTTGTACAGAGCTGCTAGTGGCCTTGTATTTTAAAGTAATGCGCTACGAGCTGCCTTTTACGATGGAGGGCGAGGGTGAGGACTTGTTTTTCTTGTCCAATGGCCATATTTCCCCCGTTTGGTATAGCGTGTTGGCGCGTGCAGGCTTTTTTGATATCAAAGAACTGGCTACTTTCCGCCATATCAACTCCCGCCTTCAAGGACACCCTACCACACACGAAGGGCTTGAGGGTATCCGTATCGCTTCAGGCTCCTTAGGACAAGGGCTTTCGGCTGCTATCGGCGCGGCTCAAGCCAAAACCCTGCGCAACGACGACGGGCTAGTGTATGTGCTGATGGGTGATGGAGAACAGCAAGAAGGTCAAATATGGGAGGCTGCTATGTATGCCGCTCACCATAAGGTAGACAACCTCATTGCTATCATCGACTACAACGGCCAGCAGATAGATGGCCCTACCAGTGAAGTGATGGATTTGCAAGACCTTTCGGCCAAATGGAAGGCTTTTGGTTGGAATGTTATTGACATCACCCAAGGTAACGATATGAAAGAAGTGCTCAAAACACTTATTCACGCCCGAAGCCTATCCAAAAAAGAAAAGCCTATCCTCGTAATGCTGCATACCGAAATGGGTTATGGTATTGATTTTATGGTAGGCACACACAAGTGGCACGGCATCGCACCCAATGATGAGCAGCTTGCCCAAGCCCTAGACCAACTAGAAGAGACCTTGGGCGACTATTAG
- the bcp gene encoding thioredoxin-dependent thiol peroxidase: MQLKVGDKAPLFEAKNQNGEPISLADFIGQKIVLYFYPKDNTKGCTAQACNLRDNYASLQAAGYQVIGVSPDDEKSHQKFIDKYELPFPLIADTDQAVAQAYGVWQEKQMYGKTYMGIVRTTFVIDENGVITQIINKVKTADHSAQILI; this comes from the coding sequence ATGCAACTAAAAGTAGGCGACAAAGCCCCCCTTTTTGAAGCGAAAAACCAAAATGGCGAGCCCATATCCCTAGCTGATTTTATAGGCCAAAAGATAGTGCTTTATTTTTATCCCAAAGACAATACCAAAGGCTGTACTGCTCAAGCTTGCAACCTGCGCGACAACTACGCCAGCTTACAGGCCGCCGGATACCAAGTCATCGGGGTAAGCCCCGATGACGAAAAGTCTCACCAAAAATTTATCGATAAATACGAACTGCCTTTCCCGCTAATAGCAGATACCGACCAAGCCGTAGCTCAAGCCTATGGTGTTTGGCAAGAAAAACAAATGTATGGCAAGACTTATATGGGGATTGTCCGTACTACATTTGTCATTGATGAAAATGGTGTCATCACCCAGATTATCAACAAGGTAAAAACTGCCGACCATAGCGCCCAAATTTTGATTTAA
- a CDS encoding NAD-dependent succinate-semialdehyde dehydrogenase → MTNLNLISPALAYIDGQWVGHPEGKTFGVNNPANGKSLAQVPDMGTIEAQEAIEAAAQAFELWRKQTAIVRADLLWRWYELIRAHAEVLAELITAEQGKPLAEARGEVAYGNSFVRWFAEEARRSYGTLIPTESPDRRLMVIKQPVGVVAAITPWNFPLAMITRKLAPALAAGCTVVLKPSEETPLTALALAKLAEMAGIPPGVLNVVTGLDAPMLGLLFCTHPTVRKLSFTGSTAVGKRLMQQSADGLKRLSLELGGNAPFIVFDDADLNAAVEGAIVAKYRNGGQTCVCANRILVQDAVYESFVEKFSQAVSFLQVGQGDEPQVDIGPLINPRALEKVKGLLADAQAKGAHIVLGGKPHALGGTFFEPTVLTEAKPAMLLSQEEIFGPVAPIYRFRTEEEAISLANSTPYGLAAYFYGRDIGRVWRVAEALEYGMVGVNTGLVSTAVAPFGGIKHSGLGREGAREGLEEYLQIKYMALGGL, encoded by the coding sequence ATGACAAATCTCAATCTCATTTCTCCGGCCTTGGCTTACATCGACGGTCAGTGGGTAGGCCATCCCGAAGGCAAGACTTTTGGCGTAAACAATCCGGCTAACGGAAAATCATTAGCACAGGTCCCCGATATGGGGACAATTGAGGCCCAAGAAGCTATCGAAGCCGCAGCCCAGGCTTTCGAGCTTTGGCGCAAACAGACGGCCATTGTGCGGGCTGACTTGCTTTGGCGTTGGTATGAGTTGATACGCGCCCATGCAGAGGTGTTGGCGGAGTTGATTACCGCTGAGCAAGGCAAGCCCTTGGCTGAAGCACGCGGCGAAGTAGCCTATGGCAACTCCTTTGTGCGGTGGTTTGCCGAAGAGGCGCGGCGCAGCTATGGCACACTCATCCCGACAGAGTCACCCGACCGCAGGCTGATGGTTATCAAACAACCGGTAGGAGTGGTGGCAGCCATTACTCCTTGGAACTTCCCGCTGGCGATGATTACGCGCAAATTGGCTCCGGCGCTGGCTGCCGGCTGTACTGTCGTGCTGAAGCCCTCAGAAGAAACTCCGCTGACAGCTTTGGCTTTGGCCAAATTGGCCGAGATGGCAGGTATTCCCCCCGGAGTGCTCAATGTCGTTACAGGCTTGGATGCCCCTATGTTGGGCTTGCTTTTTTGTACACATCCTACCGTACGCAAATTGTCATTTACTGGTTCTACGGCAGTGGGCAAGCGATTGATGCAACAATCAGCTGATGGTCTAAAGCGGCTTTCGCTAGAGCTAGGCGGCAATGCGCCTTTTATTGTCTTTGATGATGCCGACCTCAACGCCGCTGTAGAAGGCGCTATTGTCGCCAAATACCGTAATGGAGGCCAGACCTGTGTTTGTGCCAATAGGATATTGGTTCAAGATGCTGTTTATGAGTCTTTTGTAGAAAAATTCTCTCAAGCCGTCAGCTTCTTACAAGTGGGGCAAGGCGATGAGCCACAAGTAGATATAGGGCCGCTCATCAATCCTCGTGCCTTAGAAAAGGTCAAAGGCCTGTTGGCAGATGCGCAGGCGAAAGGAGCACACATTGTGTTGGGGGGCAAACCCCACGCACTAGGAGGGACATTTTTTGAGCCTACCGTCTTGACAGAGGCCAAGCCTGCTATGTTGTTGAGCCAAGAGGAAATATTTGGCCCCGTAGCGCCCATATACCGCTTCCGAACAGAGGAAGAGGCCATCTCGTTGGCCAACAGCACTCCCTATGGATTGGCTGCATACTTCTATGGGCGAGACATTGGGCGTGTTTGGCGCGTGGCCGAAGCACTCGAATATGGTATGGTAGGAGTCAACACGGGTTTGGTATCTACTGCGGTAGCACCTTTTGGAGGTATCAAACATTCCGGATTGGGGCGTGAGGGCGCACGCGAAGGACTGGAAGAGTACTTGCAAATCAAATATATGGCCTTGGGGGGGCTTTGA